The candidate division TA06 bacterium genome contains the following window.
TGATTGTTGGCTGCGGGGAAGAGGAGCCAACAGGTCCTGGTCCGACAGTTTCCGCACCCACAAATCTCACGATAACGGTAGTTCCGGCTGACTCGCTTTCTGTTCAGCTTTCCTGGACAGCACCCGTCGTAGCCGGTCCGGCAGATATCGATGGGTACATAGTCTCTTTCAAAGGAAATGTAGTTGACACAGTTACAACGACCACTTTCCAACACACGCCGACTTCTCTTGGCACATATTCGGTGAAGGCGTACAAGGGAGACGACGAAAGCAGCGCAATCGAAGCAAGCACTGCTCTCCATGAAGAAACTGGGGAAGGACCCATATACTGGATGCAGGATCCTGATCCGGGCCATCCAAGCTGTTTTGGCTGGGATAACACTGGCAATGGCTCAACGTATCCCTGGGACTCTCAATACATCGACAACATAGACCTAG
Protein-coding sequences here:
- a CDS encoding fibronectin type III domain-containing protein — encoded protein: MMRIAALLAVVGLLVLIVGCGEEEPTGPGPTVSAPTNLTITVVPADSLSVQLSWTAPVVAGPADIDGYIVSFKGNVVDTVTTTTFQHTPTSLGTYSVKAYKGDDESSAIEASTALHEETGEGPIYWMQDPDPGHPSCFGWDNTGNGSTYPWDSQYIDNIDLVLDADEDLRSPSDTFGGLWHTTGIAYDGGWTYATMTVAPLSGYFTFQNVVDGGVYVLYLETGNHLKLEITSYNPGTHSIIFKFGYQTVAGFRRLG